Sequence from the Bacillus mesophilus genome:
TTGCCATTAAATTTTATACAGAAGACGGTAACTGGGATTTAGTAGGAAACAACCTTAAAATCTTCTTTATCCGTGACCCGTTAAAATTCCCGGATATGGTTCATTCGTTTAAGCCTGACCCTGTCACTAACTTACAAGATCCAGAGCGTATGTTTGACTTCCTATGCCAAACACCAGAGTCTATGCATATGGTTACATTCCTATTTTCTCCGTGGGGAATTCCTGCCAATTATCGCGAGATGCAAGGGTCTGGAGTTCATGCGTATAAGTGGGTGAATGAAGAAGGAAAAGGTCACCTTGTAAAGTACCACTGGGAGCCAGTTCAAGGCATAAAAAACCTGAGTCAAAAGGATGCGGATCAAATTCAGTCGATGAATTTTAATCATGCTACTCAGGATCTATATGAGGCAATTGAACGTGGAGATTATCCAGAATGGGAGCTATATGTTCAGGTAATTGAAGATCACGAGCACCCTGACCTTGATTTTGATCCACTTGATCCTACCAAGCTTTGGTACAAAGATAAATTCCCGTGGCATAAGGTTGGAAAAATGGTCTTAAACAAAAATCCTGAAAACTACTTTGCAGAAGTAGAACAGGTTGCATTTGGTACAGGTGTACTTGTTGATGGGTTAGACTTTTCAGACGATAAATTACTACAAGGAAGAACCTTCTCTTATTCTGATACACAACGTCATCGTGTAGGCACTAATTATTTACAATTGCCAATTAATAAGCCTAAAAAGCATGTGGCAACTAACCAATCTGGTGGTCAGATGGATTATCGTACTGATTTTGGAAAAGAGCAGAATCCACATGTTAACTACGAGCCATCCCTAATGGGTGGATTGAAAGAAGCAAAAAATCCCGGTAAAGAGCATGAACCATATGTGGAAGGGAACCTTAAAAGAGAAAAGATTTCTCGTGAGAACAATTTTGGCCAGGCGGGAGAAACTTATAGACGTTTCAACGACTGGGAGCGCAGTGAGCTAATAAACAATCTAGTCAGTGCATTGTCCACCTGTCGCAAGGAAATTCAGGATCGAATGGTTGAGCACTTCACTCAATGTGATGAGGATTACGGACGACGTGTTGCCGAAGGATTAAAGAATGCAGGTACTGATAATAGGATGGATGAGGCAGTAACAAATGCAGAGCAAATGGGACATGCTTCAGATCCATATTAATATGTAGTGCCACACAAAGCTGAACTGAAATATGTTCAGCTTTTCATTTATACAGCTGTGTATGACAGGCTATTTATATAAAAAAGTAAAAAATAATGCAAAACAAAATGAAAATTGTACCAATTCCTCCCATAGCTGTTGCTTTTTGCTTCAGCATTCGTACGGGTGGATAGGCGCCTGTGGTTCTAGACGTAATATAATAATGGATCATCTTTGTGTAAAAGAAAATGCCAATAAGTCCGCAGCAAATCATTAAGCCAACTAGCATATCTCTCCTCCCCTTTACTTCATGTTTATGCAAAAATGTTAAGTTATATGAGGTGTTTCACTCCTCTTATAAAAGGGTAATAAAATAAATGAAGGAATATAAGCGAAAATGTCGAATAAAGTAAAAAAATATTAAGTTACTATAGATATTGGAGTGATGTAGTAAATGAAAGGGAATACATTTTTTTTAGGAGTTGTCGTTGGAGGCATAATTGGTGGTGTTACGATGTTGTTATCTACACCTAAATCTGGTATCCAATTACGAGCATCTATAAAAGAGAATAGTCAGGATCTTTCTGAAAAACTTAATAACTTAAAACTCGAAACAAAAGGATTCCTTCAATTAATTGAACAATCAACAAAAGATGGAAAAGAAGTAGTTAAAGAATTCACTGAAGATGTACAAAGCACCATAGCATCTTGGAAGAAAGAAATTGCACCACACCAAATAAATATTCATAATGAAATAAAAGAAATTGAGGAAACACTTAGTCAACTGGAATCAGCACTTGAATCAAGCCGTCAAAAAGCTCTAAATTAGAGCTTTTTGACGGCTGTTTTTTGAACCGTCTACCATTCAATTTACTAACATAGTAAATTTGTTATAACTAAATTCCCATGCAAAATAGTTGATTTTACAAAATAAATATATTTTTTTAACATTTTATGAAAACCTTTTCTTTATTATTTAATAGTTTATTGGCATAATAGAATTATAATTCTAGCAACAGAAAATGCTACGTAAGTAGGTGATTAATATGATTAACAATACAAGTGAGTTTTCCATGAAAGAAGCATTAATCTACAGTCAACGAGTTGCACAACTTAGCAAAGCACTATGGAAGACAATTGAAAAAGATTGGCAGCAATGGATTAAGCCATATGACCTAAATATTAACGAGCACCATATTCTATGGATTGCTTACCATTTAAAAGGGGCATCAATCTCAGAAATTGCAAAGTTCGGAGTCATGCACGTATCTACTGCCTTTAATTTTTCCAAGAAGCTTGAGGATCGTGGATATTTAGTGTTTTCTAAGAAAGAAGAAGATAAACGAAATACGTATGTAGAGTTAACTGATTCCGGAGAATTACTATTGTTAGACCTAATGGAAAATTATCGTCCCTCTACTTACTCTGTGTTTGGTGGTTCTCTTCCACTGAAAGAAGTATACGGTAAATTCCCTGAATTTCTAGATCTTGTGAGCATCATTCGCAAAATTTATGGAGATGAATTTTTAGATATCTTCGAAAGATCTATTGAAAATATTGAAAATGACTTTATTGAGGTTGACGGTAAGTTATACAAACGGGTAGATTAACTACTCTTTGAATGCTGTTCAATGATTGTATGTTTTAAAATCAGCATGAGTGGTTGATACAATTGTTCTTTATGAAGCGCTTCAATAGTTTCTAGTGGCGAAAGTTTTTCATTTAATCTTCCAATAAAATCCTGCAAAAGCGGAGTAAAGCCTACAAAGCCCTCTGCTTTTTGGTTTTTATATTCAACTGTAAGTTCCTCACATAAATAAAATAATTCTTCTACCTCTTCTTCACTTAACTTTCTTTTCATCACCAAATGATGTAAGGGCCAGCTCTCTAAATCAACGAGCTCCAGCATAAGTTTCTGATAGTACTCTAACCGTTCTATACGTTTCTCAATTGTTTCCAAATGTCTTCCTCCTTCTCACTACCCCTTGATAAAAAAGATGCTTAAATATCTATTGACCTTTACCAACAAACCGAGTAAAGTATCAATGGTAAACAGTTACTTATAACTTCGAGGTGAATCGTCATGACCTGTTGGAAAACCATTAATCTATCAAAAGATTACGGGTTCCATCGTTTGTTTTTTCTTTCTTTTTTAATCGCTATTATGGCTTTCATTGTCTTGTTTTTATCTCTTCAATTATTTTTTCACTCAAAACCGTTAGAGGATAGTGGCTTACTATATGTGATGTTAGTAGCCTTATTACTTGTCCCAGGCCATCAAATGATCCATATCATCGCTCTTAAAATGGTAGGTAAAAAGGTTAAAACTAAAATTAAAAGAAGAGGATTATTTCCTATTATAACCATAAAGCATTGTGAATTATTATCTAAACCATTAGCATTATTGACAATCCTTGCACCTATTATGTTTTTCTCAATTATTTTACTAACTTTTAGTATCCTGTATCCAGCTTATATTCATTATGTCTCTATATTGGTTGCGATTAATATTGGCATATGCGTTTCTGATTTATTGTACAGCTACCAGATCCTAAAAGCTCCCCGTAAATGTATGCTAGAAGAAAACAATGGTGGATACGATATTATTGTTCATGAACAGGATTGACGAACTAGACTACAATATGTAGTCTAGTTTTTTTTACCTCGTCAAAAGAAATTCTAATTGATCTTTCTCTAAATCAAACGATTTAACAGTTAACTGCATCCCTTTTTCTAATTTAATATCTCTAACATTAACAATAATTTCATGTTGATCAGGTCGAACATTTACCCAGTCTGGAAATACAACTTGTTCTGCAATTAGGCCTAGAACAAGTTCACCTGGTAATTGTAGCCTTCCTAGGCTAATTTCCCGTTCCTTAAGAGTTAACCCTCCCGTTTCGTTTACGACAGGATGAAACGTCATTTGAAAGGGTATTTCACGATTAAAAACAATAAGGTTCCCTCTTAAATAAATAAAATCCTCAAGAATTACCTCGTAATTAATGTTCTTCACAGACGTCTTATCTATTTCTCCTAATTCTTCTTGAATCCAAGTATTGATTGCCTTTTTAGAGGTCGAAAGTGTAAAAAAAGGTTCACCTTTTTCTTCTAATTCTTCAGGGTTCACAGTAATGGATGGTTCTGTAAGCAATAAACGAATTACTATTACAAGAATAACACCTAACATAATTAGAACCGTGCTCAACAATACGAAAAATGCGCGTTTCCAATTTTGAATTCCCCTCATTGTCATGTCACCTCATTTTTAACATATCTTGTATATATATAATTTAAAAAAATCTTTCTTAAATAATTTAACACTCTTTTCTGGAATATCTTTGGATTATATGTAAAAATGACTTGTAGGTCTTAGCAATCTAGTTTAAAACCAACTGAGATTTTTCACTTTGTTAAAATACAATGTTGTTTTACAGCAAGGGGGATTTCTGGTACATCACGCGAGTGTTCCGGTATGAAATTCACAAAATAATGGTAATCCTGATTCATCAAATAATACTGAAAGGTGATTTCATGATACTGATTATTCACGAAAACTTTTCATATCATGCAGTATACCTCATACATACAATTGCTTAACCGTCCAAAACAGCAAAAATTTCATGTTTTCATGTTACTATAATTATCTTATACTATAAAAAGGGGGGGCTCAAATATGATCATTCTATATATACCATTGGCTGTATTGATCCTTTACTTCATAAACAGCTTAACAAATGCATTATGTATTCAGAAAGAAATACCTGAGGAGCGCCAACCAAAAGTCTTCCGTACAATCAATATTTTGATTACAATCTTACTTATATCATCTTTTGTTGAGGTTACCTTTACATAAGAAAAACGAATCATGAAGACGGGCGGTGTAGAATCGCTCATAGAAAAATTAATAACCTATATAAATTTTTCAGGTTGTCCAATGCGATTTTAAAGAACAAAAGGCGCAGGCGCCCCGTTTAGCCCCGACAAGCAAATGTTCCTGGAAGAAAAAAAGGGTGCTCTTCCCTTTTATTCTTCCAGGGTTAGTTGACCTAGGAAAAAGTGTACTTTCTTTTTCCCTCGAGGTAGGATGAAATTGCAAAGATCATCGCAATTTCATCTTGGCTGGGTGCTGGAGCTGGATTACTATGCACCAGCCATATTGATCCACAAATGATAAATTTTATAATTTCTTAAACAAAGAAAAAAGTGGTGAATTTCACCACTTTTTTATATTACATCCAAGAAGCACCGATGATGATTAATAAAATAAATAACACAACGATTAACGCGAAACTTGAACCATATCCGTGTGACATAATACATTCCTCCCAGTTTTTTATATTTGTGTGATGGTAATTGTAAGGCAGAGATTAACTCTGCCTTTTTAGTTCTTTAGTTCTTAGAACCAAGAAGCACCAACGATAATTAAAAGAATAAACAACACTACGATCAACGCGAATCCTGCACCATATCCGTGGCTCATGAGAACACCTCCTTTAACGAAAGGCTAAAATATCATATGCAACTATCAGTAAAAACGAATAGGCGTTTATCATACATTTAAGTGATTATTTTAATTTAGTATCCAACGTAAGCTGAACCTACGATGATTAGTAAAATGAATAGCACGACGATTAGCGCAAATCCACCTGTATATGCGTGACTCATTCAAATTACCTCCTTTTGTCGGTTTAGTTGTTCTTTTGTTTCTAGCCCCCAAAGAATTCTTTATTTCTTTAGGTTTACTACATACTATACAGATTCTCGTTTTTTGACTAAACGAATGTCCCGGTTTTGTATAAAAATAGGCATTTTACTTATAAAAAGTATTTGGTTAGCTCTGAGAAGTTAAAAACACTGGTGTTTTTAACAAGGGTGATTGATTTCCTTCTAATCAATCGGTTTATAAACATTGTTTATCTATAAAATAACTTTCTGTATTCTATAGAAAAACGAAAAACCAACAACATTGTGAACTGAGCTTTTCTTTAGTAAATTATGGTATAGTAATGGATGTAGGTTTTTTGGACATACTGATTGAAGGAAACCTATCCAGAATTCTACAAACTTTTCAATTTATAGGAGTGTTAAACATGAAGAAATACCTACTTGTGCTAATGATCTCAATTGGAATTTTAGCCCTTGCTGCATGTACTAATAATGCAGAAACGACGACAGATGATTCAGAGGTTGTAGTCGAATCAGAAGCTGGGTCTATAACTAAAGATGAATTATATGAAGCAATGAAAGAAAGATACGGGGAGCAGGTTCTTCGTGAGCTTGTATACGGTAAAGTATTAAGTGAGAAATATGAAGTAACAGATGAAGAAGTTCAAAAAGAAGTTGATACTTTAAAAGAGCAATATGGAGATCAATTTCCTATGTTGCTTCAGCAAAGTGGCTTTAAGTCTGAGGAGCAGTTAAAGCAAACCATGAAAGTTGGTTTGTTACAGGAAAAGTTAGCCATGAAGGACATTGAAGTAACAGATGAAGAAATTCAAGAGCATTATGATGCGTTAAAACCGGAAATTCAGGCTAGTCATATTTTAGTTGCAGATGAGGAAACAGCAAAAGAAGTAAAACAAAAGTTAGATGAAGGTGCAGCCTTTGAAAAATTAGTTGAAGAATACTCAACTGATGCTGGTACTGTTCCTGCTGGCGGTGACCTAGGTTTCTTTGGAACTGGAGTTATGGATCCTGCCTTTGAAGAAGCGGCATATGCATTAGAAGTGGGAGAGATTAGTGGACCTGTACAATCTCAATTTGGCTTCCATATCATTAAGCTAACTGATAAGAAGCAACTTGATCCACTTGAGGACATGAGAGAAACAATTGTGGAAGATCTAGGACGTGCTAAGGTAGACTTCACACAAGTAGAAGCGATGGTTCTTCAGGAATTAGAGGAAGCAAACGTTGAAGTAAAAGATGAAGATTTAAAAAATATGTTTGAACCTGCAAAGGAATAAGAAAAGAAGGTGTCAATGACACCTTCTTTTTTTTACGACTTTCTAATGAGCAACTGTTGTATTTCCTTTAACTGGTGTATTGTCTTCTTCTGTTTGTTGCTTTCGCTTTTCTCTTTCGTATTTAATTCTCTCAATAAACACTTGACCTTCGCGTTCAATGTAAAATTGTTGCATCTTTCTCTCTTTTTTACCAGTTTGTACCATCATAACCCCACTACCTACAATGCCTGCTACGAGTAAATAAATCCACCATGGAAGAGTAATCATATTTTATCCCCTTTCAAGACAAGCTCTGATTACGAACAATATATGAAGTTCCATAGCTATTTATGACTCATTGTTTAGTTATGAAAAGTAGGTTTGTAGAAAGAACGGTTATCTAATGCAAATACCCGATCAGAGAATTCACCAGGTTTAACACGTTCTAAGGCACGATCTAGCATGTTCATCTTTGCATCTAAGTTGTCGATATAATGAAGCATCTCCGCTTCCTTAATTAAAGGTGGCTTAGGGCTGCCCCATTCTGCTTTGCCATGGTGAGATAACACAATGTGCTGAAGTACCGTGACCTCTTCTGATTCAATTCCCAGTTCTTCAGCAGCTTTACCGATTTCATTGACCATGATTGTAATATGCCCTAATAAATTCCCCTCCACCGTATAGACAGTTGAAACAGGGCCTGACAGTTCAATCACTTTACCTAAGTCATGCAAAATCACACCTGAATATAATAAATCACGATCCAGTGAAGGATACAGCGATGAAATGGCCTTTGCTAAATCAAGCATGGAAACAACATGATATGCTAATCCTGAAATAAATTCATGGTGATTTTTAGTGGCTGCTGGATATTCAAGGAAAGACTGTTGATACTTCTTTACAAGATGTCGAGTAATTCTTTGGATGTTAGGATTCTTCAACTCAAAGATGTATTGTGTAATCTTAGACATCATCTCGTCTTTAGCTAAAGGTGCTACCTCCAAGAAATCATCAATTGAAACAGAATCAGTATGATTTACTGGACGGATATTTCTAATTTTAAGTTGATTTCTACCTCTATAGCTGTGTACATCCCCATATACCTTTACAATCGATTGTGCGTTAAACTCACTTTCGTGCTCAGGACTGCAATCCCAAAGCTTAGCCTCTATTTCCCCTGTTTGGTCTTGAAAGATTAGGGTTAGAAATGGCTTTCCATTACTAGCAATCCCTTTTGTGCTCGATTTTATAAGTAAATAGATGTCTACTTGTTCTCCAACTTCAAAATGAACAATTCCTTTTGCCATGTTCATCCCCCTATTAAAAAACTCTTAAATTATTTTATAACTTCATTATATCATACTAGAAATCATCTATTAGTAGGCTTTATTTGCTAATTGTTCATGCAAATTGGTCAACCCATATGGTTTAAGATTTAACCCTTCTAATGCCTGTTGATGACAGGTAAAGAATATAATTTGACGCTCTTTAGATAATTGTTTTAGCACCTCCATTGTGATTTCATACCTTGATTGGTCAAAATTAACAAAACTATCATCTATAATAATTGGAAAGGTGATTAAAGATTGATAATAAGTAGCCAATGCTAGTCTCATTGAAAGGTAAAGTTGTTCAGATGTAGCCTGACTCAATTCATTTGGCGAAAATCTCATTCCATCTCTTCTCTCAACCATAATAGCATGAGTTTCAGCTTCCAAAAACAAGCGAGAATATCCTCTTTTAGTAAATGTTTGAAAGAACTGTTCAGCCTTTTCTAACACCTGTGGAAGACGTACCACCCGGTAGTAATCCTTTGTCTGCTGAAGCACATCTTTAGCAATAGCGAGTTTTGCCCATGTCTTTGCCTTGTCTTGTAACTGAGCCTTTTTTACTTCTAACTGTTGAAGCAAAGATGAGTATACTCCAGCTTGCTCGATTTGTTTCTTTTGCAATTTTATACTAGCAAACTTTGACAACAGCTCCTTTTCTTGCTGAAGTGTAGCTTCATACTTTGCATTCAAGGTTTCCTTTTGTTCTAGATGTTCAAATAGAAGATCAGTCTGGTCTGTAAATTCCTGTAGCCATTCTTCGTTATTCTGAAGTAGAATCATTGTGTTCTCATTGATTCTTTGCATTCGTGTTTCTAGCTCGTTCCACTTCTCATTTAGAATGGCCTTCTCTCTAAACTCTTCTTCGGTGTCAACATTTGCAGAAGTATATAATATGGTAATCTGGCATTTATAATAATTTGCTTCATTCTCTATTTGTCTTAGAGATTCTACCAACTCTTTTTGATGTTCTTCAATTATGTCTCTTACTCTCTTCTTTCTATTTGCCTCTTCTAGTTCTTCAATAAGCTGTTGTGGTGTTATAGTATTAAACGCTATTGATCGCCCTAGACCTTGGAGAAGCTGCTCGAAACAGTTCTTATGTTCAAAAATCTCGTTTTCTAACTGTGATTTCTCATCAATATGTTTTTGACTCTCTTCCATCAAACTAACTAGCCGCTCTAGCTGATCATAAAATTCTAATAACATTGAGTAAGAATACTGTTCCGGAATTTTTAGGTTAGTTTTTAACTGATCAAGCTGACTAGTAATGATAAAAAGAGACTGCTCCCACTTTTCAAACTTTTGTATAGTTGTTTCGTATTCCATCTCAAGCTGTTGAAGTCGTAAATTGTCCTTGTGGAGAGCAAGCTGAATTTGTTCGTCCTTAGCTAATAACTGTTCAGCCTCTATCCAGTTTGAAGAATTTGAATCGTCATCACCTGATTCTCGCAACTCCTCTTCCAATTCTCGTAATTCTTCTTTTAATAGTAGTAGAGATTCAGTATTAATCAGTTTCTTACTCAATATGGAACCACCAAACCATACCATCATTCCAGATAATAGAAAGAGTATGCCAGCAACCATCTGTTCTGAAATCGTCTGCCAAATCCCATAGACAATGAGGAAGATCGAAAAAGGAAGTAGAAAGGAATACTTGATTGAGTTAGCATTTTTAATAAGACGTTCTTGTCCACTAATTTGCTTTTTCACTCTCTCATATCTAGATTTACTAGAATGAAGGCTATTTTTCAAGATCTGTTCATTTGCTTTCATATTAACCACAGAGGTTAACTCTTCTCTCTTCTCGGCACTTAAAAGCTGGACACGATAGTGACGAACACCATTTTCAGCTGTGACTATATTTTCTTGTATTTGCTCCTGCTGTTGTTGTAGTATTTCTTTTTTGTTTTGAAGAGCCATGTACTTTGATAATAATTCTTTCAAATCATTTTTTACTGATAGTGAAAGATTTATCTCATCTAGCTCCAAGTCAGTGAGGTTAACTCCTAATGTTTTTTTAATTTTTGCTGCTTGATCTTCTAGCATTTCTATTTTAGAAGCTATGTTAAGAAGTGATTCCTGCTTCATTATAACCCTTGCATCTTTTTGAACAATTGCTTTTACTTCACTTTCCCTATTAATTAACTCTTCATCTATGGAAAGGCTTTTGAGTTTTTTTTGATTTTCTTCAAATTTCACTTTTAGCCCACTAATTCTTGCTTCAATAGGTAGTAAATTTTGAAGAAGATTTTCCAATCTAGTTATTCCATTTACTGGTATAACTGGTTTCAAACCAAGTTCTTCTCTTTGAACAGATATTGAAATTCGTTCATTATTGAAAGGAATATATTGCTCAAAAATATCCAGCTTTTTTATTAGTAATCCAAGGTTATGCAGCTCGTTTTGAATGTCTATATAATCGGCTTCTAGTTGTGCTTCTTCTGATAGTAATGTTTGATATTCCAAGACCTGTGATTTTGCTGAATGAACCTGTTGTGCGAGCTTCGCTGTGAGATCAAGATCTTGGTTAAGCTCTGGCTTCTTACCACTTGGCTTAAAAATTTGCTCCATTTCCTTCAAAAGTTTCTTTTCTAGTTCGATAATCTGATCACTACCGAGGATGCTTGTAGATAGCAGGTATTGACTAAGTTCATCGCCATTTATAGATTGGATATCCTGTAGCCCCTGCAAGCAAAAGGAGAAAATAGAAGTAAACAACTTTCTATTCATACCATTTAATAGCTTATGTAGTTCCACTTCTCCTCCAACTGTACCGTCCTCGAAGTAAACCGTTATTTCGCCCGCTGCTTTGCCTGCTAAACGCTCAATCGTTAATTGTCCATACTGAGCAGAATAAATGGTCATTTTCCCACCATATTTCAGTCCTGTTCTAGGCTCATAACGATTCTCATGCTGATTCCTTAATGGAAAGCCAAATAAGATACTATGCATAAAGGACATAATGGTCGATTTTCCCGCTTCATTCTCACCGTAAAAAGCGTGTAAAGAGTCAGTCAGTTGTATCTCCTGATCGACCATCTTTCCGTAACCGTATATGTGCAGCTTTTGGATGATCATTTCATCACCTCCATTTTACTTAGATCTAAGTAGTTCATGTAAAATCCAGCTCTCCGCCTCAGCTTTAATAATATCTATTTCTTGATCATTCAGAGCTGCTAGGAAACGTCTGCCTTCTTTGTGCTTATATAATGGTGCTAATGCCTCATCAAAGTTATTGTAATCCTCAAAATGTTGCAGTAGATCTCCAAGAAAATGAAGCTCACCCTTTAACGTTTCCTTATCTTTCATAACATCTATTTTAAAATCAAGGGAGTTAACCCAGATAAAGTCTGTTCGAGTTGCTTCCCCTTCATTAAGAATTTCCAGCACATCTTCCGTAACTCCGTGCTGATAAATGATGGTCGAGAGTTCACTATTTCCGTAAATCTCTAGCTGAAGAATTACTGCTTGCTGAGCCTTTCTATATTCCTCTAACTCTGTTTTACATTTATGTATAAGATCATCTATGGTTTGGATATCACTTGCAGTAATCTTCAAATGTTCCCACAAAATATCACATGTTGCTACAAAAGAGTAGCTGGTTCCTAATTCGCTCATTGATACATACATACAGCCTTTTTCTCCAGCTTCCTTTCGATGACGACCTTGGATATTACCTGGATAGATAACCGGTGGCTCAGTTTGTAGAATCTGCCTAGAGTGGATATGCCCTAATGCCCAATAATCAAAGCCTTTATTGTTTAAGTCAGATAGTATAAACGGTGCGTAAGGATTATGATCTGTATTAGAGGATATCGTCCCATGTAAAATGGCGATATGATAGCCTTCCTTTGTTTCTTTCTCATATTGAATGGCCTTGTTTTCCGTTACTGCCTTGTCCAAATAACTAAAACCATAGAGAGTAGCCACTTGCTCTCCTTCTCTTATATAGGGCTTGGCTTCTATGTTTTCATTAAAAAAATGAGCATTAGATGGCCACTCAAGCTTAATCCAGTCTCCGTTCAATGGATCGTGGTTTCCATGTATAATATATGCGGCAATTCCCTCTTGCTCTAAACGTGAAAGTTCGGTTCGTAAACGAATTTGAGCCCTCAAGCTTCTCTGTTCAGAATCAAAGAGATCACCTGCTAGAATAATAAAATCTACCTTCTTTTTTATTGCAAGATTGATAATCCGTTCTAAGGAAATAAAGGTACTTTCCTGAACTCTATTAAGTAAAGATTCCGGTAGATGTTTAAGTCCAATATACGGGCTATCCAGGTGTAAATCTGCTGCATGAAGAAACGTAATTGGCTTCATACTTTTCACTTCCCTCTTTCTAAGTACCCATATTGTACCATCTTCTAAATGCGAATGCACGTTCTTATCACGCTGTGAAATTAATAAAAAAAGAGATTGGCAAACGCCAACCCATAACAAATACAATTTTCTATATTTCTTTTGTCATAAATACACTGTTAGGATCTTCTACATAGTCAGAAAATGGCTTACAATACTCGAAACCAAAACTAGCATAAAGCTTCCTTGCTGGTTCAAATGCAACCATAGAACCTGTTTCTAGACTTAATCGTTTATAATCTCTTCTTATTGCTTCCTCTATAATATAATGAAGCATCTTTCTTGCGACACCTTTTCTAAGATGTTTGGACGATGTTTTCATCGACTTTATTTCTCCATGATGAGGATCTAGTTCTTTAATGGCT
This genomic interval carries:
- a CDS encoding catalase, with translation MILYIEGGTKLKEEHNEHQHSDDTLTNRQGHPVTDNQNVRTVGNRGPTTLENYDFLEKISHFDRERIPERVVHARGAGAHGYFESYGTINGEPLSKYTRAKVFTNIEKQTPVFVRFSTVVHGGHSPETLRDPRGFAIKFYTEDGNWDLVGNNLKIFFIRDPLKFPDMVHSFKPDPVTNLQDPERMFDFLCQTPESMHMVTFLFSPWGIPANYREMQGSGVHAYKWVNEEGKGHLVKYHWEPVQGIKNLSQKDADQIQSMNFNHATQDLYEAIERGDYPEWELYVQVIEDHEHPDLDFDPLDPTKLWYKDKFPWHKVGKMVLNKNPENYFAEVEQVAFGTGVLVDGLDFSDDKLLQGRTFSYSDTQRHRVGTNYLQLPINKPKKHVATNQSGGQMDYRTDFGKEQNPHVNYEPSLMGGLKEAKNPGKEHEPYVEGNLKREKISRENNFGQAGETYRRFNDWERSELINNLVSALSTCRKEIQDRMVEHFTQCDEDYGRRVAEGLKNAGTDNRMDEAVTNAEQMGHASDPY
- a CDS encoding YtxH domain-containing protein: MKGNTFFLGVVVGGIIGGVTMLLSTPKSGIQLRASIKENSQDLSEKLNNLKLETKGFLQLIEQSTKDGKEVVKEFTEDVQSTIASWKKEIAPHQINIHNEIKEIEETLSQLESALESSRQKALN
- a CDS encoding HTH-type transcriptional regulator Hpr — its product is MINNTSEFSMKEALIYSQRVAQLSKALWKTIEKDWQQWIKPYDLNINEHHILWIAYHLKGASISEIAKFGVMHVSTAFNFSKKLEDRGYLVFSKKEEDKRNTYVELTDSGELLLLDLMENYRPSTYSVFGGSLPLKEVYGKFPEFLDLVSIIRKIYGDEFLDIFERSIENIENDFIEVDGKLYKRVD
- a CDS encoding DUF1878 family protein, producing METIEKRIERLEYYQKLMLELVDLESWPLHHLVMKRKLSEEEVEELFYLCEELTVEYKNQKAEGFVGFTPLLQDFIGRLNEKLSPLETIEALHKEQLYQPLMLILKHTIIEQHSKSS
- a CDS encoding DUF3267 domain-containing protein, with amino-acid sequence MTCWKTINLSKDYGFHRLFFLSFLIAIMAFIVLFLSLQLFFHSKPLEDSGLLYVMLVALLLVPGHQMIHIIALKMVGKKVKTKIKRRGLFPIITIKHCELLSKPLALLTILAPIMFFSIILLTFSILYPAYIHYVSILVAINIGICVSDLLYSYQILKAPRKCMLEENNGGYDIIVHEQD
- a CDS encoding YpmS family protein — its product is MRGIQNWKRAFFVLLSTVLIMLGVILVIVIRLLLTEPSITVNPEELEEKGEPFFTLSTSKKAINTWIQEELGEIDKTSVKNINYEVILEDFIYLRGNLIVFNREIPFQMTFHPVVNETGGLTLKEREISLGRLQLPGELVLGLIAEQVVFPDWVNVRPDQHEIIVNVRDIKLEKGMQLTVKSFDLEKDQLEFLLTR
- a CDS encoding YjcZ family sporulation protein, which translates into the protein MSHGYGSSFALIVVLFILLIIIGASWM
- a CDS encoding YjcZ family sporulation protein; protein product: MSHGYGAGFALIVVLFILLIIVGASWF
- a CDS encoding YjcZ family sporulation protein encodes the protein MSHAYTGGFALIVVLFILLIIVGSAYVGY
- a CDS encoding peptidylprolyl isomerase; this encodes MKKYLLVLMISIGILALAACTNNAETTTDDSEVVVESEAGSITKDELYEAMKERYGEQVLRELVYGKVLSEKYEVTDEEVQKEVDTLKEQYGDQFPMLLQQSGFKSEEQLKQTMKVGLLQEKLAMKDIEVTDEEIQEHYDALKPEIQASHILVADEETAKEVKQKLDEGAAFEKLVEEYSTDAGTVPAGGDLGFFGTGVMDPAFEEAAYALEVGEISGPVQSQFGFHIIKLTDKKQLDPLEDMRETIVEDLGRAKVDFTQVEAMVLQELEEANVEVKDEDLKNMFEPAKE
- a CDS encoding sporulation YhaL family protein, whose amino-acid sequence is MITLPWWIYLLVAGIVGSGVMMVQTGKKERKMQQFYIEREGQVFIERIKYEREKRKQQTEEDNTPVKGNTTVAH
- the yhaM gene encoding 3'-5' exoribonuclease YhaM; this encodes MAKGIVHFEVGEQVDIYLLIKSSTKGIASNGKPFLTLIFQDQTGEIEAKLWDCSPEHESEFNAQSIVKVYGDVHSYRGRNQLKIRNIRPVNHTDSVSIDDFLEVAPLAKDEMMSKITQYIFELKNPNIQRITRHLVKKYQQSFLEYPAATKNHHEFISGLAYHVVSMLDLAKAISSLYPSLDRDLLYSGVILHDLGKVIELSGPVSTVYTVEGNLLGHITIMVNEIGKAAEELGIESEEVTVLQHIVLSHHGKAEWGSPKPPLIKEAEMLHYIDNLDAKMNMLDRALERVKPGEFSDRVFALDNRSFYKPTFHN